The following is a genomic window from Niveispirillum cyanobacteriorum.
CGCCATGGCGGGCACGGCCAAGGAGATGAACATGGCCCTGGCTTCCCTGGTTATCGGGTCGGGCCTGCTGCTGCTTTCCACCCAATGGGAAGCTGCCCGCCGCCTGCTGGTCCCGCATTTGCCGGGCGGCATGCGGGAGGTGCTGCCCGTCGCGCGGTGATTGCATCCGACCCCGGCGGCCATGATCTGGCCGCCGGGTGGCGGCGCCCGGCGTTTGAGGGGGCCGTAAAGTTCCCAATCTCTTCCATGCGTAACTTCCCTGTCTCATCCGGCGCCCGCTATGCTACGCACGGTCCCTTGACCTGACGCAGCAACGCCCGGTCCGGGGTCCCATCCCCCGCCAGGGCAAAGGATTGAAGTGATGAGCAAACGACGCGACGGCGGCCATGCCGCCAAGGGACCCAGCCAGCGCCAGTTGCGCGTGGGCGAGGAAATCCGCCACATCCTGGCCGATATTTTCCGCCGCGGGGAATTCCGCGATCCCGAACTGATGGACCTGAATGTCACCGTGTCGGAAGTGCGCATCAGCCCCGACCTGAAGAACGCCACCGCCTTCGTCATGCCGCTGGGCGGGTCGAAGCCGGAACTGGTGGCGGCACTGAACCGCGCCTCGGCCTTCCTGCGCACCCAGGTGGCGCATGAAATGCGCCTGCCCTATGCCCCGCGCCTGTCCTTCCAGCTGGATACCAGCTTCGATTACGCGGAAAAGATCGACCGTATCCTGCACGACCCGCATGTCGCCCGCGACATGACGGGCATCGTCAATACCGGCAATGATGCCGAAGAGGACGAGGAAGAGGGCGGGGACCAGAACCATGGCGCGTAAGCGCAAGGGCGTTCCCCGTCACGGCTGGCTGGTGCTGGACAAGCCCGGCACCATGACGAGCACCCAGGCGATGGCAAAGGTGCGCTGGATGATGAACGCGGAAAAGGCGGGCCATGGCGGCACGCTGGACCCCATCGCCACCGGCATCCTGCCCATTGCCTTCGGGGAGGCGACCAAGACCGTCCAGTACGCCATGGACGGGCACAAAACCTACCGTTTCGTGATGAAATTCGGGGAGGCCACGGACACCGACGACCGCGCCGGGCAGGTCATCGCCACCAGCGATGTGCGCCCCACCGATGAACAGATCGAGAAGGCGCTTGAGGCCTTTCAGGGCCTGATCAGCCAGGTGCCGCCGCAATATTCCGCCATCAAGGTGGATGGCGAACGCGCCTATGATCTGGCCCGCGAAGGGGAGGCGGTGGAACTGGCCGCCCGTACCGTGCGTATCGACGGCTTCCACCTGACGGGCCGTCCCGACAATGACCATGCCGAGTTCGAGGTGGAATGCGGCAAGGGCACCTATATGCGCTCGCTGGCCCGTGATCTGGCCCTGGCGGTGGGCACCGTCGGCCATATCACGGTGCTGCGCCGGTTGTC
Proteins encoded in this region:
- the rbfA gene encoding 30S ribosome-binding factor RbfA; translation: MSKRRDGGHAAKGPSQRQLRVGEEIRHILADIFRRGEFRDPELMDLNVTVSEVRISPDLKNATAFVMPLGGSKPELVAALNRASAFLRTQVAHEMRLPYAPRLSFQLDTSFDYAEKIDRILHDPHVARDMTGIVNTGNDAEEDEEEGGDQNHGA
- the truB gene encoding tRNA pseudouridine(55) synthase TruB; its protein translation is MARKRKGVPRHGWLVLDKPGTMTSTQAMAKVRWMMNAEKAGHGGTLDPIATGILPIAFGEATKTVQYAMDGHKTYRFVMKFGEATDTDDRAGQVIATSDVRPTDEQIEKALEAFQGLISQVPPQYSAIKVDGERAYDLAREGEAVELAARTVRIDGFHLTGRPDNDHAEFEVECGKGTYMRSLARDLALAVGTVGHITVLRRLSVGPFTLANAVTLEQLEQIVAEGEPDRLLMPVAAPLDRLPAIDLSPVEADRLRHGQGVSLLRRADLDRLEALRGAGGEEGTALALTEGRPVALVRLEGGELRPARVLNL